AAAGAGTGCCATAAGAGTATCAAGCTTTTTTGATAAGGCTACGAGTGCACTAAAGAGACTACTTGGAAGCTCACTCTCCTCACCTTGCGGTAGATACTGCTCTTTGATTGCAAGAGCAACCTGTTCATCTTCACCTTGCGCAAGAGCGTAGTAGTAGCCCATAATTCCTTGGAGCTCTGTGAACTCATAAACCATTTCAGTGAGCAAATCTGCATAGCTAAGCATCACTGCTCGCTCTAAGAGCGCTTTTGCTTGGCCTGGCTCTTGGAAGAGATTTTCATACTGGGCATAGAGAGCTTGAGCGATTTTAAGCTCACGCAGAGTTTTATCAAATAGCGTTCCCAAGCCATTCATAAAAACTACCTCTTTAAGCCCCTCAAAATCGAGCCCTTTTTTAAGATCATTCTCCCAAAAAAAGAGCGCATCGGAGAGTCTAGCTTTAAGTACTCGCTCATTACCCCTTACTACTACATCAAAATCTTGCGTATAGGCATTGCTTACAACAACGAAGAGATTTTGAAGCTTGCCATCTTTATAGACTGGAAAATAGCGCTGATGCTCTTTCATGCTCGTTACAATTACCTCTGGAGGCAGTTGCAAAAACTTCTCATCAAAACCACCCTCTAGTGCAGTTGGGAATTCGGTTATTGTGACAACTTCAGCTAAAAGATCTTCATCCTTATCAATAGCAACACCGCTTTTTTGAATATTTGCAAACTCATTTTCAATCTTTTCATACCTCGCATCGGGACAGAGGATAACTCCCCCCTCTTTGAGCACTGCAAAATACTCTTTTGGATTTTCTATTGTAACAGGTTCAAGAGAGACACTGCGGTGCACATAGGTAAAATTGCTAGCAGTGATGCCAAAAAGTTCTGCATCGATAAACTCACTTCCTAAATTGATAACTGCCCAGCGTACAGGCCGGATAAATTCTGCCTTCACATCTCCCCACCGCATCTTTTTGCCAAAATCAAGACTTGCAAGCCACTGCTGCACCATGTGGGGGAGTATATCTTTTGCTTGGCGTCCAGGAATCTCTTTTTTATAGTATAAAACCTCTTTATTCCCTCTCTTGATAGTAGAGAGATCTTTCACATCTACGCCACACTTTTTTGCAAAACCTATAGCTGCTTTTGTCGGTTCTCCATCTTTAAAAGCGATTTCAAGAGGTGCGCCAAAAAACTCCTCATAGGTGGTAGGCTGCTCAGTCGGAAATTCACGGTGCCACAACACCAACCTTCTTGGTGTGTAGTAAAATGAAAATCCGCTTTTGAGGCTAAAATCCTCTAAAATATTTTCCCATTTTTTCTCAATATTTGGCAGCTCTTTCAAAAAAGGTATTGCAGGAAGCTCCTCAACACCTATTTCAATCAACAACGTTGTTTGCATCAACACCCTTTTTTTCCAAATAGATTTCATACAATTGTACCTATAATTGGCTTTTTAAACACTTATTTATCTTCCCCGCGTTTATGATGCTCTTTTTGGCGATGATACCCCACAATAAGCCATATCATAAAGAGTACAAAAAGTGTCATGACAATAAAATCCACTATCTCCTTCATCCAAACTCCTCAAAGTTTTGCCGTATCGCTTCGTAGAGCACTACACCAACACTCACAGCCAAATTGAGACTACGCCCCTCCTTAGTCATCGGAATAGTTATGGCATTTTGCCAATTGCTCTGCATGAGATCCATTGGAAGCCCTTTCGTCTCACTTCCAAAAAGCAGATAATCGCCCGGTTTAAATTGTGCCTCGAAATATGGTTTTGTAGCTTTTGTGGTAGCAAAGTAGCATCGCTGCAAAGGAACCTCTTCTACAAAAGCATCCAGACTCTCCCAAACTGTGAAGTCAAGTTTATGCCAATAATCAAGCCCTGCTCTTTTAAGTGATTTTTCACTAATATCAAATCCAAGAGGCTTAATTAAATGGAGTTTTGCACCAGTATTAACACAAAGTCTTCCAATATTACCAGTATTTGGAGGGATCTGGGGATGCACTAAAACCACATTGAACATATCAAAATATCACCGTTTTATTTGCATAGACAAATATTCTATCTTCAATCGCTAAATTCAAAGCCCTTGCAAGCACCACCTTTTCTACATCACGGCCAGCTTTGCGCATCTGCTGCCATGAAAAAGAGTGATCCACTGGAATTACATCTTGTGCGATAA
The Nitratiruptor tergarcus DSM 16512 genome window above contains:
- the glyS gene encoding glycine--tRNA ligase subunit beta; this encodes MQTTLLIEIGVEELPAIPFLKELPNIEKKWENILEDFSLKSGFSFYYTPRRLVLWHREFPTEQPTTYEEFFGAPLEIAFKDGEPTKAAIGFAKKCGVDVKDLSTIKRGNKEVLYYKKEIPGRQAKDILPHMVQQWLASLDFGKKMRWGDVKAEFIRPVRWAVINLGSEFIDAELFGITASNFTYVHRSVSLEPVTIENPKEYFAVLKEGGVILCPDARYEKIENEFANIQKSGVAIDKDEDLLAEVVTITEFPTALEGGFDEKFLQLPPEVIVTSMKEHQRYFPVYKDGKLQNLFVVVSNAYTQDFDVVVRGNERVLKARLSDALFFWENDLKKGLDFEGLKEVVFMNGLGTLFDKTLRELKIAQALYAQYENLFQEPGQAKALLERAVMLSYADLLTEMVYEFTELQGIMGYYYALAQGEDEQVALAIKEQYLPQGEESELPSSLFSALVALSKKLDTLMALFSVGKIPTGSRDPFGLRRAALGVIRIVLAYNLHFDLEKVFTELASEYREFDTKKLVEFFLERLYQFYDVNPSVVSAVIATQERDLLEIDKRIKALANIVQSSDFKEIFTTFKRVANIVKDIDVEQDLRVDESLFTSEYERELYEEFKKRASVDYPDIETRLTALFDLKHKIDLFFDNVLVNAEDEKLRTNRKNLIASIYKEFRKIADIKEISV
- a CDS encoding tRNA (cytidine(34)-2'-O)-methyltransferase gives rise to the protein MFNVVLVHPQIPPNTGNIGRLCVNTGAKLHLIKPLGFDISEKSLKRAGLDYWHKLDFTVWESLDAFVEEVPLQRCYFATTKATKPYFEAQFKPGDYLLFGSETKGLPMDLMQSNWQNAITIPMTKEGRSLNLAVSVGVVLYEAIRQNFEEFG